The proteins below come from a single Bactrocera tryoni isolate S06 unplaced genomic scaffold, CSIRO_BtryS06_freeze2 scaffold_25, whole genome shotgun sequence genomic window:
- the LOC120780790 gene encoding uncharacterized protein LOC120780790, which yields MEQVNMDEVDVLTRLLRKLSAANVSSEERQRLQAQIEEIMRQESDPFETSGDVEDDEYFPDEDDFGEASDIEQEIELEAVLAENHDDIEDLYREAIALEASTTMESCSTSITQGLIYRSKDGRMWNSNPPPPGRPRCHNVTTFTRKGPLRGASPSHKALFKLLLSPEIVSIIVRETNRKAVEAFRLWNEKHPSNKQRSWPAKELWASYNMPIYKATMSLNRFKSLTTFIRFGNSGTRAERLKQSKTAALDDV from the exons atggaacaagtAAATATGGATGAAGTTGATGTGTTGACGCGTTTGCTTCGTAAGCTAAGCGCAGCAAATGTGAGTTCGGAAGAACGTCAGCGACTTCAGgcacaaattgaagaaattatgaGACAGGAGTCCGATCCATTTGAAACAAGTGGCGACGTAGAAGATGATGAATATTTTCCAGATGAAGATGACTTCGGTGAAGCATCAGATATAGAACAGGAAATCGAGTTAGAGGCTGTTCTGGCTGAAAACCACGATGATATTGAGGATTTGTATAGAGAAGCTATCGCCCTTGAGGCTTCAACTACAATGGAATCATGCAGCACATCTATTACCCAGGGCCTTATATACAGGTCGAAAGATGGTAGAATGTGGAATTCAAATCCTCCACCACCTGGAAGGCCTCGTTGTCACAATGTTACAACTTTTACTCGTAAAGGGCCACTACGAGGAGCGTCACCGAGTCATAAAGCTCTTTTCAAGCTATTGCTGTCTCCTGAAATCGTAAGTATCATTGTGCGGGAAACCAACAGAAAAGCCGTTGAAGCGTTTCGTCTATGGAATGAAAAGCATCCCAGTAATAAACAGCGTTCTTGG CCAGCGAAAGAATTGTGGGCCAGCTACAATATGCCAATTTATAAGGCAACTATGTCATTGAATCGGTTCAAGAGCTTAACTACTTTCATCCGTTTCGGTAACAGTGGTACTCGTGCTGAGAGGTTGAAGCAAAGCAAAACTGCTGCCCTGGACGATGTATAG
- the LOC120780476 gene encoding 28S ribosomal protein S5, mitochondrial isoform X1 gives MVGVFGKSVTSMYNHLLRNILAPSKKVTTNTFRYTSFYNKLSAEDIWRGVTSVSNAGKKRGRGKGSGKRVAKDLNRGQTIGVGSRNFVWPGLNAPIVRGKTLIQQERLSEVNNMDRNINKIRDLMGTYRIAKVNSIDRGWSGAKMPGRSIGPPDAINEEMFENFDTRVLENKIVFIMKGNMGRKRRYSVLSITGNKKGLAGFAVAKAPEVRTALRKSKNRAAQKVIKIELCDNHTVFHDFSCAFGKTRIFVQRKPEGYGLVCHRAIETICKVIGIRNLHAKIEGSTNLQHIVKALFLGLLQQKTHEEISRRTNLHVIEFRNETGLHPHIISKPESCKASKGPLLKEVADYTQYVLDDKISLKKRKFAPFYIDSKGYNLFLKRKEQVRNQQKVRVNMNAFDNDLPSV, from the coding sequence TATCTGCGGAAGATATATGGCGTGGAGTTACATCTGTAAGCAATGCCGGCAAGAAGAGAGGAAGAGGGAAAGGATCTGGTAAAAGAGTGGCAAAAGATCTAAACAGAGGGCAGACAATAGGGGTCGGAAGCAGAAATTTCGTGTGGCCTGGATTGAATGCACCAATCGTTCGTGGGAAAACTTTAATTCAACAAGAGCGTTTATCTGAGGTTAACAATATGGAtcgaaatataaacaaaattcgaGACCTAATGGGCACTTATCGAATCGCAAAAGTGAACTCAATTGATCGTGGATGGTCTGGAGCGAAAATGCCAGGCCGAAGCATAGGACCTCCGGATGCTATAAACGAagaaatgttcgaaaattttgacACAAGGGtgcttgaaaataaaattgtatttataatgAAAGGAAATATGGGAAGAAAGCGGCGTTACTCTGTTCTTTCAATAACAGGAAACAAAAAAGGTTTAGCTGGCTTTGCAGTGGCAAAAGCTCCTGAGGTTCGTACTGCTTTGAGGAAATCTAAAAATCGAGCTGCtcagaaagtaataaaaattgaattgtGTGATAATCATACAGTATTTCATGATTTTTCTTGTGCATTTGGCAAAACTAGAATTTTTGTTCAAAGAAAACCGGAAGGATATGGCCTTGTTTGTCACCGTGCGATCGAAACTATTTGTAAAGTGATTGGGATTCGAAATTTACATGCAAAAATAGAGGGATCCACAAATTTGCAACACATTGTCAAAGCATTGTTTTTGGGATTGCTGCAGCAAAAAACTCATGAAGAAATATCAAGAAGAACAAACTTACATGTAATAGAGTTTCGCAATGAAACTGGACTACATCCGCATATTATTTCAAAGCCAGAATCTTGTAAAGCAAGTAAAGGTCCTTTGTTAAAAGAGGTTGCAGATTATACTCAATATGTTTTGGACGATAAAATTAGTTTGAAAAAAAGGAAGTTTGCTCCTTTTTATATAGATAGTAAAGGCtacaacttatttttaaaaagaaaagaacaaGTTCGTAACCAACAAAAGGTTCGCGTCAATATGAATGCATTTGATAATGATCTACCAAGCGTTTGA
- the LOC120780476 gene encoding 28S ribosomal protein S5, mitochondrial isoform X2 translates to MVGVFGKSVTISAEDIWRGVTSVSNAGKKRGRGKGSGKRVAKDLNRGQTIGVGSRNFVWPGLNAPIVRGKTLIQQERLSEVNNMDRNINKIRDLMGTYRIAKVNSIDRGWSGAKMPGRSIGPPDAINEEMFENFDTRVLENKIVFIMKGNMGRKRRYSVLSITGNKKGLAGFAVAKAPEVRTALRKSKNRAAQKVIKIELCDNHTVFHDFSCAFGKTRIFVQRKPEGYGLVCHRAIETICKVIGIRNLHAKIEGSTNLQHIVKALFLGLLQQKTHEEISRRTNLHVIEFRNETGLHPHIISKPESCKASKGPLLKEVADYTQYVLDDKISLKKRKFAPFYIDSKGYNLFLKRKEQVRNQQKVRVNMNAFDNDLPSV, encoded by the coding sequence TATCTGCGGAAGATATATGGCGTGGAGTTACATCTGTAAGCAATGCCGGCAAGAAGAGAGGAAGAGGGAAAGGATCTGGTAAAAGAGTGGCAAAAGATCTAAACAGAGGGCAGACAATAGGGGTCGGAAGCAGAAATTTCGTGTGGCCTGGATTGAATGCACCAATCGTTCGTGGGAAAACTTTAATTCAACAAGAGCGTTTATCTGAGGTTAACAATATGGAtcgaaatataaacaaaattcgaGACCTAATGGGCACTTATCGAATCGCAAAAGTGAACTCAATTGATCGTGGATGGTCTGGAGCGAAAATGCCAGGCCGAAGCATAGGACCTCCGGATGCTATAAACGAagaaatgttcgaaaattttgacACAAGGGtgcttgaaaataaaattgtatttataatgAAAGGAAATATGGGAAGAAAGCGGCGTTACTCTGTTCTTTCAATAACAGGAAACAAAAAAGGTTTAGCTGGCTTTGCAGTGGCAAAAGCTCCTGAGGTTCGTACTGCTTTGAGGAAATCTAAAAATCGAGCTGCtcagaaagtaataaaaattgaattgtGTGATAATCATACAGTATTTCATGATTTTTCTTGTGCATTTGGCAAAACTAGAATTTTTGTTCAAAGAAAACCGGAAGGATATGGCCTTGTTTGTCACCGTGCGATCGAAACTATTTGTAAAGTGATTGGGATTCGAAATTTACATGCAAAAATAGAGGGATCCACAAATTTGCAACACATTGTCAAAGCATTGTTTTTGGGATTGCTGCAGCAAAAAACTCATGAAGAAATATCAAGAAGAACAAACTTACATGTAATAGAGTTTCGCAATGAAACTGGACTACATCCGCATATTATTTCAAAGCCAGAATCTTGTAAAGCAAGTAAAGGTCCTTTGTTAAAAGAGGTTGCAGATTATACTCAATATGTTTTGGACGATAAAATTAGTTTGAAAAAAAGGAAGTTTGCTCCTTTTTATATAGATAGTAAAGGCtacaacttatttttaaaaagaaaagaacaaGTTCGTAACCAACAAAAGGTTCGCGTCAATATGAATGCATTTGATAATGATCTACCAAGCGTTTGA